Proteins from a single region of Paraglaciecola sp. T6c:
- a CDS encoding zinc-dependent alcohol dehydrogenase family protein has translation MKAMIVNEFGDSSVFTPTEIAKPEIKPDHVLVRVAASSVNTVDMMIRQMGPDLPLSPPAPAILGMDFAGTIEAVGEGVTDFTVGDEVYGCAGGLADLQGTLAEYMLADAKLIATKPKNLSIREAAALPLVAITAYEGLKRAQVKEGQNVLVHGGSGGVGHIALQLARYFGANVFSTGGGDAQTALIEELGATSINYKTETVADYVQKHTQGTGFDVIFDSVGGENLLNSFEAAALNGQIATTVSLLELDLSGAHFKGLSLHVVFMLIPMLHDHKREVHGQILTELADIIEAGHLRPILDDLTFSLEDVSKAHDRLASGQGLGKVVIDIE, from the coding sequence ATGAAAGCGATGATTGTAAATGAATTTGGTGATTCCAGTGTTTTTACGCCAACCGAGATAGCCAAGCCTGAAATTAAGCCTGACCACGTGCTAGTGCGTGTTGCCGCCAGCAGCGTTAATACAGTTGACATGATGATTAGGCAGATGGGCCCAGACTTGCCATTGTCGCCACCTGCTCCAGCCATATTAGGCATGGATTTCGCGGGTACCATCGAAGCAGTAGGCGAAGGAGTCACGGATTTCACCGTGGGTGATGAAGTATACGGCTGCGCTGGTGGGCTAGCCGATTTACAGGGTACTCTTGCCGAATACATGCTTGCTGACGCAAAACTAATCGCGACTAAGCCTAAAAATTTATCGATTCGTGAAGCCGCTGCATTGCCTTTAGTTGCCATCACTGCCTACGAAGGCCTAAAACGCGCACAGGTTAAAGAAGGTCAAAACGTCTTGGTTCATGGTGGTTCTGGCGGTGTGGGTCACATCGCATTGCAACTGGCCCGTTACTTCGGTGCTAACGTTTTTTCAACGGGGGGCGGAGATGCGCAAACTGCACTGATTGAAGAATTGGGCGCGACCAGCATTAATTACAAAACAGAAACGGTTGCTGATTATGTACAAAAGCACACCCAAGGTACTGGTTTTGACGTCATCTTTGATTCAGTCGGTGGCGAAAACCTACTGAACTCTTTTGAAGCGGCTGCGTTAAATGGACAAATTGCCACAACAGTATCGTTGCTTGAACTTGACCTATCAGGCGCGCATTTCAAAGGGTTATCATTACACGTGGTGTTTATGCTTATTCCGATGCTGCACGACCACAAACGTGAAGTGCACGGACAAATTTTAACAGAATTAGCAGATATCATTGAAGCAGGTCATTTACGGCCGATACTAGATGATCTGACATTCAGCCTCGAAGACGTGAGCAAAGCGCACGATCGTTTAGCCAGTGGTCAAGGGCTAGGTAAAGTCGTTATCGATATTGAATAA
- a CDS encoding LysR family transcriptional regulator, with product MNIEHLKLFVRIARTCNISAAGQEQDLSPAVASAYISKLEDNLGVRLVHRTTRKVSLTEEGEAFLPHAEEILTNIETARASVGDGEHNPKGVLRVTAPASFGRMHIVPALDEFLARYPDLSVDFRFNDSIVDLVEGGFDIAIRDAALKDSNLFARKLAPDRRIICASPKYIKSHGAPKIPQDIDAHQCVNLMGLDTWDFETDKGSVSIKATGRIRIDNGEAVRDAAIEGSGLVMSSIWCVYQALQSGQLVQVLEDYPMVSKTAIWAVYPSNRQLAPKVRAFIDFFLAYYGQTPYWERALQK from the coding sequence ATGAATATTGAACACCTCAAGCTTTTCGTGCGTATCGCCAGAACCTGCAACATCAGTGCAGCGGGCCAAGAACAGGACTTATCACCTGCCGTAGCAAGCGCTTATATAAGCAAACTTGAAGATAACTTAGGTGTTCGCCTTGTACATCGAACCACCCGCAAGGTGTCATTAACTGAAGAAGGTGAAGCGTTTTTACCTCATGCAGAAGAAATACTCACGAATATAGAAACCGCGCGGGCTTCTGTGGGAGATGGAGAGCACAACCCAAAAGGTGTGTTGAGAGTCACGGCTCCGGCCTCTTTCGGGCGGATGCATATTGTTCCCGCATTGGATGAATTTTTAGCGCGCTATCCAGATTTATCAGTGGATTTTCGCTTTAACGACTCGATAGTCGATTTAGTTGAAGGTGGCTTTGATATTGCGATACGTGATGCTGCTTTAAAAGACTCAAATTTGTTTGCACGCAAACTCGCGCCAGATCGCCGTATTATTTGCGCTTCGCCAAAGTACATAAAAAGCCATGGCGCCCCTAAAATCCCTCAAGATATAGACGCACATCAGTGCGTTAATCTAATGGGGTTAGACACTTGGGATTTTGAAACAGATAAAGGCTCGGTGAGTATTAAAGCAACGGGTAGAATCCGTATTGATAATGGTGAGGCAGTACGAGACGCTGCCATTGAAGGCTCAGGCCTTGTTATGTCATCTATCTGGTGTGTCTATCAGGCTTTGCAATCTGGGCAATTAGTTCAAGTGTTAGAAGATTACCCCATGGTATCCAAAACGGCGATTTGGGCAGTTTACCCGAGTAATCGCCAGTTAGCGCCAAAGGTGCGCGCTTTCATTGATTTCTTCTTGGCATATTATGGGCAAACCCCTTATTGGGAGCGAGCGTTGCAAAAGTAG
- a CDS encoding YdcH family protein, translated as MLGENHSLNSDFPEYREVISALNKNDAKFAEKAKQYDELDKEIRVLELKDAPIDDEAMHQMKHDRAMLKDLLYQRILEESK; from the coding sequence ATGTTAGGCGAAAATCACTCACTTAATAGCGATTTCCCTGAGTACAGAGAAGTCATCTCAGCACTCAATAAAAATGATGCCAAATTTGCTGAGAAGGCAAAGCAGTACGACGAATTAGATAAAGAAATACGCGTGTTAGAACTTAAAGACGCTCCTATCGATGACGAGGCAATGCACCAGATGAAGCACGATCGCGCAATGTTGAAAGACCTACTCTATCAGCGGATACTCGAGGAAAGTAAATAA
- a CDS encoding SDR family NAD(P)-dependent oxidoreductase, which translates to MSKTVLVTGATDGIGFETAKMLLSAGHTVLLHGRNNRKLQDAQAALTSATGSDKTECYLADLSDVSQVIQLADAIKEKHKVLDALINNAGVFKVPSVITADELDVRFVVNTIAPYVLTKALLPILAKNARVVNVSSAAQAPVSLAALAGNQSISDSQAYAQSKLALTMWSRQLGLSFAQEGPVIVAVNPKSLLGSKMVKDAYGMAGSDLRVGADILCRGALSEEFSQASGQYYDNDIEQFAQPHRDALDEQKTQKIVAAMDDIIQRITSK; encoded by the coding sequence ATGAGTAAAACAGTTTTAGTAACAGGCGCAACAGACGGAATTGGCTTTGAAACGGCAAAAATGTTGTTATCTGCTGGTCATACAGTGCTATTACACGGTCGCAATAATCGTAAGTTGCAAGATGCACAGGCCGCATTAACCTCTGCAACAGGCAGTGATAAAACAGAATGTTATTTGGCCGATTTGTCCGACGTTAGCCAAGTTATCCAATTGGCCGATGCAATTAAAGAAAAGCACAAGGTGCTTGATGCGCTAATTAATAATGCAGGTGTATTTAAAGTACCATCTGTCATAACGGCTGATGAACTCGACGTGCGGTTTGTGGTTAATACGATAGCCCCTTATGTACTAACGAAGGCATTGCTTCCTATTCTCGCTAAAAACGCTCGTGTGGTGAATGTGTCTTCGGCAGCTCAAGCGCCTGTGAGTCTGGCGGCATTAGCGGGCAATCAATCGATAAGCGACTCGCAAGCCTACGCCCAAAGTAAACTTGCGCTAACCATGTGGTCGCGTCAGTTAGGATTATCGTTCGCGCAGGAAGGACCAGTGATTGTTGCAGTAAACCCCAAATCCCTGCTCGGCAGCAAGATGGTAAAAGATGCCTATGGCATGGCGGGCAGTGATTTGCGTGTAGGTGCAGATATTTTATGTCGCGGTGCGTTATCTGAAGAGTTTTCACAGGCCTCTGGTCAATATTATGACAATGATATTGAGCAATTCGCTCAACCACATCGTGACGCCCTAGATGAGCAAAAAACGCAAAAAATAGTGGCCGCCATGGATGACATTATTCAGCGTATTACCTCTAAGTAA
- a CDS encoding helix-turn-helix transcriptional regulator, whose translation MSRRKKFSGVQLKSLRKEAGYTQGELALRVGISRETVSAIENEKPETMNSIGVEVISKWWAVCRQKASEQTRESFFSTVMDYFGFNHT comes from the coding sequence ATGTCACGTAGAAAGAAGTTCAGCGGTGTACAACTCAAATCACTTCGCAAAGAAGCTGGATACACGCAAGGCGAACTCGCGTTACGAGTCGGTATAAGTCGGGAAACTGTGTCGGCCATCGAAAACGAAAAGCCTGAAACCATGAATAGCATAGGTGTTGAGGTAATTAGTAAGTGGTGGGCAGTGTGCAGGCAAAAAGCATCAGAGCAAACCCGTGAATCTTTCTTTTCTACTGTTATGGATTATTTCGGTTTCAATCATACCTAA